A part of Loxodonta africana isolate mLoxAfr1 chromosome 11, mLoxAfr1.hap2, whole genome shotgun sequence genomic DNA contains:
- the JOSD2 gene encoding josephin-2 has translation MSQAPGARQSQPSVYHERQRLELCAVHALNNVLQQQLFSQEAADEICKRLAPDSRLNPHRSLLGTGNYDVNVIMAALQGLGLAAVWWDRRRPLSQLALPQVLGLILNLPSPVSLGLLSLPLRRRHWVALRQVDGIYYNLDSKLRAPEVLGDEDGVRAFLAAALAQGLCEVLLVVTKEVEEKGCWLQTD, from the exons ATGTCCCAGGCCCCAGGAGCCCGGCAGAGCCAGCCCTCCGTGTACCACGAGCGGCAGCGCCTGGAGCTGTGTGCCGTCCACGCCCTCAACAACGTCCTGCAGCAGCAGCTCTTCAGCCAGGAGGCTGCCGATGAGATCTGCAAGAG GTTGGCACCAGACTCCCGGCTGAACCCCCATCGCAGCCTCCTGGGCACCGGCAACTATGATGTCAATGTGATTATGGCTGCCCTACAGGGGCTGGGCCTGGCCGCTGTGTGGTGGGACAGAAGGAG GCCCCTGTCCCAGCTGGCCCTGCCCCAGGTGCTGGGGCTGATCCTGAACCTGCCCTCGCCCGTGTCGCTGGGACTGCTGTCCCTGCCACTGCGCCGGCGGCACTGGGTGGCCCTGCGCCAGGTGGACGGCATCTACTATAACTTGGACTCCAAGCTGCGGGCACCCGAGGTCCTCGGGGACGAGGACGGCGTCAG GGCCTTCCTGGCAGCTGCACTGGCCCAGGGCCTGTGTGAGGTGCTGCTGGTGGTGACCAAAGAGGTGGAGGAAAAGGGCTGCTGGCTGCAGACAGACTGA
- the ASPDH gene encoding aspartate dehydrogenase domain-containing protein: MALDRAPWRVGVVGYGRLGQSLVSHLLAQGPELGLELVFVWNRDQGRMAGTVPPSLQLQDLAALRERHPDVVVEVAHPKIIHDSGAHILRHANLLVGSPSALADQATEQRLQEASHRWGHAVFVARGALWGSEDITRLDKAGGLQSLRVTMATHPDGFRLEGPLAAAPRTGPRTVLYQGPVRGLCPWAPRNSNTMAAAALAAPSLGFDRVIGVLVADLSLPDMHVVDVELTGPPGPAGRSFVVHTRRENPAEPGAVTGSATVTAFWRSLLGCCQLPSKPGIHLC, from the exons ATGGCCCTCGACAGAGCCCCCtggagggtgggggtggtgggctACGGACGCCTCG GACAGTCTCTCGTCTCACACCTGCTGGCTCAGGGGCCAGAACTGGGCCTagaacttgtgtttgtctggaaTCGGGACCAAGGACGAATGGCAGGGACTGTGCCCCCCTCTCTGCAGCTCCAGGATCTTGCTGCCCTCAGGGAGAG GCACCCTGATGTGGTGGTGGAAGTGGCCCACCCCAAAATAATCCATGATTCTGGGGCACACATCCTGCGCCACGCGAATCTGCTG GTGGGGTCCCCCTCAGCCCTGGCTGACCAGGCCACAGAGCAGCGGCTCCAGGAGGCCTCCCATCGCTGGGGCCATGCCGTGTTTGTCGCCCGGGGGGCCCTGTGGGGCTCTGAGGACATCACCAGATTGGACAAGGCAGGGGGCCTTCAG AGCCTCCGCGTCACCATGGCCACACACCCCGATGGCTTCCGGCTAGAGGGGCCCCTGGCCGCAGCCCCCAGGACTGGGCCCCGAACGGTGCTCTACCAGGGACCTGTCCGAGGCCTGTGCCCCTGGGCCCCCCGCAACTCAAACACCATGGCAGCTGCTGCCCTGGCTGCCCCCAGCCTGGGCTTCGACCGCGTCATCGGGGTGCTGGTGGCTGACCTCAG CCTCCCGGATATGCACGTGGTGGATGTGGAACTAACCGGACCCCCGGGCCCAGCAGGCCGCAGCTTTGTCGTGCACACCCGCAGAGAGAACCCTGCTGAGCCAGGCGCTGTCACCGGCTCTGCCACGGTCACCGCCTTCTGGCGCAGCCTCCTGG GCTGCTGCCAGCTCCCCTCCAAGCCAGGGATCCATCTCTGCTGA